The following coding sequences lie in one Kingella potus genomic window:
- a CDS encoding ABC transporter ATP-binding protein, which translates to MIQIQSLSHQYPQAAAPALDKVSFEIAKGECLGLLGHNGAGKTTLMSLLAGLQPVQQGAILFDGKPLHRLPRAERQKIGLVPQDFAFYPQLSVWDNLLFFASLYRLRDQGSLKKLIAQAGLEAHTHKAAKHLSGGLKRRLNFAIGLVNAPQLVFLDEITVGIDPQSRRFILDSVADLTQQGVTVVYTSHYLPEIEQLCSKIALLQHGHLVYHGSLNTLLDTQAQTVRFMTEPPLPPEALAALEAAPLDKHGMMETAQNAAAVYAALQNSGTRIRYFQQGHGSLEAFYLDFLRRETEQP; encoded by the coding sequence ATGATTCAAATCCAATCCCTTTCCCACCAATACCCCCAAGCCGCCGCGCCTGCGCTGGACAAGGTCTCGTTTGAGATTGCCAAAGGCGAATGCTTGGGGCTGCTCGGGCACAACGGCGCAGGCAAAACCACGCTGATGTCGCTGCTGGCAGGTTTGCAGCCCGTGCAGCAGGGCGCGATTTTGTTTGACGGCAAACCGCTGCACCGCCTGCCGCGTGCCGAGCGGCAGAAAATCGGGCTGGTGCCGCAGGATTTCGCCTTTTATCCGCAGCTTTCGGTGTGGGACAACCTGCTGTTTTTCGCATCGCTCTATCGCCTGCGCGACCAAGGCAGCCTGAAAAAGCTCATCGCGCAGGCAGGCTTGGAAGCGCACACGCACAAAGCCGCCAAGCATCTTTCGGGCGGCTTGAAACGCCGTCTGAATTTCGCCATCGGGCTGGTGAATGCGCCGCAGCTTGTGTTTTTAGACGAAATTACCGTGGGCATAGACCCCCAGTCGCGCCGCTTTATTTTGGACAGCGTGGCGGATTTGACGCAGCAGGGGGTAACGGTGGTGTACACCTCGCACTACCTGCCCGAAATCGAGCAGCTTTGCAGCAAAATCGCGCTGCTGCAACACGGGCATCTGGTGTACCACGGCAGCCTGAACACGCTGTTGGACACGCAGGCGCAAACGGTGCGCTTTATGACCGAGCCGCCCCTGCCGCCCGAAGCCCTAGCCGCGCTGGAAGCCGCACCCTTAGACAAACACGGCATGATGGAAACGGCGCAAAACGCGGCGGCGGTGTATGCCGCCCTGCAAAACAGCGGCACGCGCATCCGCTATTTCCAGCAGGGGCACGGCTCGCTGGAAGCGTTTTATTTGGACTTTTTGCGCCGAGAAACGGAGCAGCCATGA
- a CDS encoding ABC transporter permease, which translates to MIAASLVKELKLLGRDLHGLAVLFVMPITFMLIMSLALSRDADPHQGSRIALVGAAGDKINTQLAAALAKEAMQVSTMPSEKLAEAQNGLHEKRFQLVLHNPNRLAESLADSKPLQIYVAPDTEPSWLAAVKGVLRQHYTETRINAYFDGSGITIDNKKLPPAVRQEIQKKIDEKNAEQLNAVSAFLNRPMLEEHYLSAGSGAVAKPNAVQHSVPAWLIFGMFFIMIPLSNVMALERQTNTITRLRLARASATGLIAAKLVPYFLINQLQFAGMLLLGRYLLPEIGVSALVLNGSLAPYALLAAAVSAAALGYALLISVCAKSTEHAVVLGGGGIILMAALGGIMVPAHVMPETMQQLTWVSPMAWGLKAFQALLLNRSGLHGIMPYLALLAGFAVLTLAAAVLVYRRQLRTQVRF; encoded by the coding sequence ATGATTGCCGCCTCGCTGGTTAAAGAATTGAAACTGCTCGGCCGCGACCTGCACGGCTTGGCGGTTTTGTTTGTGATGCCGATTACCTTCATGCTGATTATGTCGCTGGCGTTGAGCCGCGATGCCGACCCGCACCAAGGCAGCCGCATTGCGCTGGTGGGCGCGGCAGGCGACAAAATCAACACGCAGCTTGCCGCCGCGCTGGCAAAAGAAGCCATGCAGGTCAGCACCATGCCGTCTGAAAAACTCGCCGAAGCGCAAAACGGGCTGCACGAAAAACGCTTCCAACTGGTGCTGCACAATCCCAACCGCCTTGCCGAAAGCCTTGCCGACAGCAAGCCTTTGCAGATTTACGTTGCGCCCGACACCGAGCCTTCGTGGCTGGCGGCGGTAAAAGGCGTGCTGCGCCAGCATTACACCGAAACGCGCATCAACGCTTATTTTGACGGCAGCGGCATCACGATTGACAATAAAAAACTGCCGCCTGCCGTGCGCCAAGAAATCCAGAAAAAGATAGACGAGAAAAACGCCGAGCAGCTGAACGCGGTGAGCGCGTTTCTCAACCGCCCGATGCTGGAAGAGCATTATTTGAGCGCGGGCAGCGGCGCGGTCGCCAAGCCCAACGCGGTGCAGCACAGCGTACCGGCATGGCTGATTTTCGGGATGTTTTTCATCATGATACCGCTGTCCAACGTGATGGCTTTGGAGCGGCAGACCAACACGATTACGCGCCTGCGGCTGGCGCGTGCCAGCGCAACGGGGCTGATTGCGGCAAAGCTGGTGCCGTATTTCCTGATTAACCAGTTGCAGTTTGCAGGCATGTTGCTGCTCGGGCGTTATCTGCTGCCCGAAATCGGCGTGAGCGCGCTGGTATTGAACGGCAGCCTTGCGCCCTACGCGCTGCTTGCCGCCGCCGTGTCCGCCGCCGCGCTCGGCTACGCGCTGCTGATTAGCGTGTGCGCCAAATCCACCGAACACGCGGTGGTGCTGGGCGGCGGCGGCATTATCCTGATGGCGGCACTCGGCGGCATTATGGTGCCTGCCCATGTGATGCCGGAAACCATGCAGCAGCTCACTTGGGTGTCGCCGATGGCATGGGGCTTGAAAGCGTTTCAGGCATTGCTGCTCAACCGCAGCGGCCTGCACGGCATCATGCCGTATCTCGCGCTGCTGGCAGGCTTTGCGGTGCTGACGCTGGCGGCGGCGGTGCTGGTTTATCGGCGGCAGTTGCGAACGCAGGTAAGGTTTTGA
- a CDS encoding acyl carrier protein, translating to MPYTFTLAPEALETELKKLILQEADKTDAIALSDFSDGLPLFGDQSPIGLDSLDALQISVALQQHFRVRLQGDRMVRKHMMCVRDLAAFVRTEHGA from the coding sequence ATGCCCTACACCTTCACCCTCGCCCCCGAAGCCTTGGAAACCGAATTAAAAAAACTCATCCTGCAAGAAGCCGATAAAACCGATGCGATAGCGCTATCCGATTTTTCAGACGGCCTCCCGCTGTTTGGCGACCAAAGCCCCATCGGCTTGGATTCGCTGGACGCGCTGCAAATCAGCGTGGCATTGCAGCAGCATTTTCGCGTGCGTTTGCAGGGCGACCGCATGGTACGCAAACACATGATGTGCGTGCGCGATTTGGCGGCGTTTGTCCGCACGGAACACGGCGCATGA
- a CDS encoding beta-ketoacyl synthase N-terminal-like domain-containing protein produces the protein MTWLCGAAATCAGHTQRASKQPETIDFAFLGQTHQAPYYRAFAADSLSRSEIADAAEQHLRRAAEQAGWQPESWHRAPVFVASSTYLISEYENRRAAHIPHLENHLLYLAGDLAQRSGNRSIFNTATACTSSAHALMQAHRLLSHDLAARAFVLGIENLNRLTLLHFHSLGLFAQQYQPFHGNGLILGEGAAALALSADAPPRKGSLKLIATAANTGSHLVQSHAETQARLIRRVLQQADLAPSRIALVKTHGIGTADTDAAELAALNDVFGTPPPLVAFKPQIGHTLGASAALETALLAEALRRRTLTDIHGRSIPLSNHLYCLAHHFGFGGSNTASIWQWTS, from the coding sequence ATGACTTGGCTGTGCGGCGCAGCGGCAACGTGTGCCGGCCACACGCAACGCGCATCAAAGCAGCCTGAAACCATAGATTTCGCCTTTCTCGGGCAAACCCACCAAGCCCCATACTACCGCGCCTTTGCCGCCGACAGCCTTTCCCGCAGCGAAATTGCCGATGCCGCCGAACAGCACTTGCGCCGCGCCGCCGAACAGGCAGGCTGGCAGCCTGAAAGCTGGCACCGCGCGCCCGTGTTTGTCGCGTCCAGCACCTATCTCATCTCCGAATACGAAAACCGCCGCGCCGCCCACATTCCCCACCTAGAAAACCACCTGCTCTATCTCGCCGGCGACCTTGCCCAACGCAGCGGCAACCGCAGCATCTTCAACACCGCCACCGCCTGCACCTCCTCCGCCCATGCCCTGATGCAGGCACACCGCCTCCTGTCGCACGACTTGGCAGCACGCGCCTTTGTGCTGGGCATAGAAAACCTAAACCGCCTCACGCTGCTGCATTTCCACAGCTTGGGACTGTTTGCCCAGCAATACCAGCCTTTCCACGGCAACGGCTTGATATTGGGCGAAGGCGCAGCCGCATTGGCCCTATCAGCCGATGCCCCGCCCCGCAAAGGCAGCCTGAAACTCATCGCCACCGCCGCCAACACAGGCAGCCATCTGGTGCAAAGCCATGCCGAAACCCAAGCCCGACTGATTCGCCGCGTACTACAACAAGCCGACCTTGCCCCAAGCCGCATCGCCCTAGTCAAAACCCACGGCATCGGCACCGCAGACACCGATGCCGCCGAGCTTGCCGCGTTAAACGACGTATTCGGCACACCGCCCCCGCTGGTCGCATTCAAACCGCAAATCGGGCACACCCTGGGCGCAAGTGCCGCGCTGGAAACCGCCCTGCTCGCCGAAGCACTCCGCCGCCGCACGCTCACCGATATACACGGGCGCAGCATTCCCCTTTCCAACCATCTCTACTGCCTTGCCCACCATTTCGGCTTCGGCGGCAGCAACACCGCAAGCATCTGGCAATGGACATCCTAG
- the lptG gene encoding LPS export ABC transporter permease LptG, giving the protein MNTIPRYLIRQLSVMSLYAMFALLALYSFFDIVAEAGGIGEGSYTAGKMAQYVLLQIPDHAYQLMPLAVLIGSLLALGRLAANSELTVIKTSGMTTAGLLAVFFGFGLIFATATALLGELAAPAANRYAENLKTTAKNGRISTGAEGLWIKEQGSIVNVREMLPDQTLRGIKAFRHDADFRLTESWQAESAAVAADGSWQLENVRRSILGSDSVRTEQHARETWHAGIRSGLLDVLLVSPDQMSLTALTAYITHLEENRQKTDLYRIEWWRKLMYPAATVVMAFVAFAFTPQSSRQGNTGLKLFGGICLGLAFHFAGRLFGFTSRLYGIPPFLAAVLPTLLFAAWAVWLIRRHEAR; this is encoded by the coding sequence ATGAACACCATCCCGCGCTACCTCATCCGCCAGCTCAGCGTCATGAGCCTCTACGCCATGTTTGCCCTGCTGGCCCTATACAGCTTTTTCGACATCGTCGCCGAAGCCGGCGGCATCGGCGAAGGCAGCTACACCGCAGGCAAAATGGCACAGTACGTCCTGCTGCAAATCCCCGACCACGCCTACCAGCTCATGCCGCTGGCCGTCCTCATCGGCAGCCTGCTCGCCCTCGGCCGCCTTGCCGCCAACAGCGAGCTGACCGTCATCAAAACCAGCGGCATGACCACCGCCGGCCTGCTGGCCGTGTTCTTCGGCTTCGGCCTGATTTTCGCCACCGCCACCGCCCTGCTCGGCGAACTCGCCGCCCCCGCCGCCAACCGCTACGCCGAAAACCTCAAAACCACCGCCAAAAACGGCAGAATCAGCACCGGCGCGGAAGGCTTGTGGATCAAAGAACAAGGCAGCATCGTCAACGTGCGCGAAATGCTGCCCGACCAAACCCTGCGCGGCATCAAAGCCTTCCGCCACGATGCAGACTTCCGGCTGACTGAAAGCTGGCAGGCCGAGTCCGCCGCCGTGGCCGCCGACGGAAGCTGGCAGCTTGAAAACGTCCGCCGCAGCATACTCGGCAGCGACAGCGTGCGTACCGAACAGCACGCGCGCGAAACCTGGCACGCGGGCATCCGCAGCGGCCTGCTCGACGTACTGCTCGTCAGCCCCGACCAAATGTCGCTGACCGCCCTCACCGCCTACATTACCCATCTCGAAGAAAACCGCCAGAAAACCGACCTCTACCGCATCGAATGGTGGCGCAAACTCATGTACCCCGCCGCCACGGTCGTCATGGCCTTCGTCGCCTTCGCCTTTACCCCCCAATCCTCGCGCCAGGGCAACACCGGCCTGAAACTGTTTGGCGGCATCTGCCTCGGCCTCGCCTTCCACTTCGCCGGCCGCCTGTTCGGCTTCACCAGCCGCCTCTACGGCATCCCCCCCTTCCTTGCCGCCGTGCTGCCCACCCTCCTGTTCGCCGCGTGGGCGGTGTGGCTGATACGCAGGCACGAAGCCCGCTGA
- the lptF gene encoding LPS export ABC transporter permease LptF yields the protein MIYRQNFIKELTYTAAGIFAVILAVLVSTQAVNLLGRAADGRVAADAVAALIGFWTLGMTPLLLVLTAYISVLTVLTRFWRDSEMAVWLSCGLSLRQWLRPVLAFALPFAALVAAMQLAVLPWAELRSREFAELLKQKQELSLVEAGEFRTLGKRNGRVYFVETFDTESGVMKNLFLREQDEKGRENVVFAKEGRFALTDHRRTLELTQGYRYSGIPGEADYNRVGFEHLSLVISTTPKIVNPIDHRRTIPTARLIGSDNPQYRAELMWRISLPLAAVILAILAVPLSYFNPRTGHTYNILFAIGFFLVYQNGLTLLRNAVENGKIGFWAGFLPLHILMFAAALILLRVRTMPAQPFGNALKAALKGGKA from the coding sequence ATGATCTACCGCCAGAATTTCATCAAAGAACTCACTTACACCGCCGCCGGCATTTTCGCCGTGATACTGGCGGTGCTGGTGTCCACACAGGCCGTAAACCTGCTCGGCCGCGCCGCCGACGGGCGGGTGGCGGCGGATGCCGTTGCCGCCCTCATCGGCTTTTGGACGCTGGGCATGACCCCGCTGCTGCTGGTGCTCACCGCCTATATTTCCGTGCTCACCGTGCTGACCCGCTTTTGGCGCGACAGCGAAATGGCCGTATGGCTCTCCTGCGGCCTGTCGCTGCGGCAGTGGCTGCGTCCCGTCCTTGCCTTTGCCCTGCCCTTTGCCGCGCTGGTGGCGGCCATGCAGCTTGCCGTGTTGCCGTGGGCGGAGCTGCGCAGCCGCGAGTTTGCCGAGCTGCTGAAACAAAAACAGGAGCTTTCGCTGGTGGAGGCGGGCGAATTCCGCACGCTGGGCAAACGCAACGGCCGCGTGTATTTCGTCGAAACCTTTGACACCGAATCGGGCGTGATGAAAAACCTTTTCCTGCGCGAGCAGGACGAAAAAGGCCGCGAAAACGTCGTGTTCGCCAAAGAAGGCCGCTTCGCCCTCACCGACCACCGCCGCACGCTCGAGCTGACGCAGGGCTACCGTTACAGCGGCATCCCCGGCGAAGCCGACTACAACCGCGTCGGCTTCGAACATCTGAGCCTCGTCATCAGCACCACGCCGAAAATCGTCAATCCCATCGACCACCGCCGCACCATCCCCACCGCCCGCCTCATCGGCAGCGATAACCCGCAATACCGCGCCGAACTCATGTGGCGCATCAGCCTGCCGCTGGCCGCCGTCATCCTCGCCATCCTCGCCGTGCCGCTCTCCTATTTCAACCCGCGCACCGGCCACACCTACAACATCCTGTTTGCCATCGGCTTTTTCCTTGTTTACCAAAACGGCCTCACCCTGCTGCGCAACGCCGTGGAAAACGGAAAAATCGGCTTTTGGGCGGGCTTTCTGCCGCTGCACATCCTGATGTTCGCCGCCGCCCTCATCCTCCTGCGCGTGCGCACCATGCCCGCGCAACCCTTCGGCAACGCCCTCAAAGCCGCATTGAAAGGCGGTAAAGCATGA
- a CDS encoding leucyl aminopeptidase: MEFITKAAALQPHPEGAVLYLAAAGTQPPADEAAALLLASLDEGDTFAAAQTVSGGTLRPVAVCRPAGFERESLEKAAAEAAAWAQKQQSLAIVLPASDENAAALAAEVFVIALGAAVYRFDRFKKEAKPARLQRAAFYTGYEAAVQTALTDAEATLYGINLCKDLGNTAPNVCTPQYLADTARAEAEKFGAAATILDKDYIRERMGAFWSVAKGSVQNPFLIELRWNGASDPDEAPVVLVGKGITFDSGGISLKPGEAMDEMKYDMGGAASVIGAFAAAAKARLPLNIVAVVPTCENMPDAGASKPGDIVTAMDGTTIEILNTDAEGRLILCDALTYAGQFRPAALIDAATLTGACIIALGHAASGLMSNNQQLADQLLAASRTSGDKIWQLPLFPEYKEQLKSNFADLQNIGGRAAGTITAAAFLSHFTESHPWAHLDIAGTAWKSGKEKGATGRPVALLLQFLRDRAA, encoded by the coding sequence ATGGAATTTATCACAAAAGCCGCCGCTTTGCAGCCGCATCCCGAGGGTGCGGTGCTCTACCTTGCCGCCGCAGGCACACAGCCGCCGGCCGATGAAGCCGCCGCCCTGCTGCTCGCTTCTTTGGACGAGGGCGACACCTTCGCCGCCGCGCAAACCGTATCCGGCGGCACGCTGCGCCCCGTGGCCGTATGCCGTCCGGCAGGCTTCGAGCGCGAAAGCCTCGAAAAGGCCGCCGCCGAAGCCGCCGCCTGGGCGCAGAAGCAGCAAAGCCTTGCCATCGTGCTGCCCGCATCCGACGAAAACGCCGCCGCCCTGGCTGCCGAAGTGTTCGTTATCGCCCTCGGTGCGGCGGTTTACCGTTTCGACCGTTTCAAAAAAGAAGCCAAGCCCGCCCGCCTGCAACGCGCCGCCTTTTACACAGGATACGAAGCCGCCGTTCAGACGGCCTTAACCGATGCCGAAGCCACACTCTACGGCATCAACCTCTGCAAAGACCTCGGCAACACCGCCCCCAACGTCTGCACCCCGCAATACCTCGCCGACACCGCCCGCGCCGAAGCGGAAAAATTCGGTGCCGCCGCCACCATTCTCGACAAAGACTACATCCGCGAACGCATGGGCGCATTCTGGTCGGTAGCCAAAGGCAGCGTGCAAAACCCTTTCCTCATCGAGCTGCGCTGGAACGGCGCGTCCGATCCCGACGAAGCCCCCGTCGTCCTCGTCGGCAAAGGCATCACCTTCGATTCGGGCGGCATCTCCCTCAAGCCCGGCGAAGCCATGGACGAAATGAAATACGATATGGGCGGCGCGGCAAGCGTAATCGGTGCATTTGCCGCCGCTGCCAAAGCCCGCCTGCCGCTCAATATTGTTGCCGTCGTCCCCACCTGCGAAAACATGCCCGACGCGGGCGCGAGCAAACCCGGCGACATCGTAACCGCCATGGACGGCACTACCATCGAAATCCTCAACACCGATGCCGAAGGCCGCCTCATCCTCTGCGACGCGCTGACCTACGCCGGACAATTCCGCCCCGCCGCCCTGATTGATGCCGCCACCCTGACCGGCGCGTGCATCATCGCCCTCGGCCACGCCGCCAGCGGCCTCATGTCCAACAACCAGCAGCTCGCCGACCAGCTTCTCGCCGCCTCGCGCACAAGCGGCGACAAAATCTGGCAGCTTCCCCTGTTCCCCGAATATAAGGAACAGCTCAAATCCAATTTCGCCGACCTGCAAAACATCGGCGGCCGCGCCGCCGGCACCATCACCGCCGCCGCCTTCCTGTCCCACTTTACCGAAAGCCACCCCTGGGCGCATTTGGACATTGCCGGCACGGCATGGAAATCCGGCAAAGAAAAAGGCGCGACCGGCCGCCCCGTCGCCCTGCTGCTGCAATTCCTGCGCGACCGCGCGGCATAG
- a CDS encoding HEPN domain-containing protein — MDLQTIDTCYHQHRAAYPDPFRLRIHRAISWLKSAAEAQRPSEKQPERLDFRFIALWIAFNAAYAKEIDGRTMSAERSDFRQFLQTVCRLDTEKLLYKLVWQTFSGSIRTLLDNRYTFQPFWDFHNGKISESAWLDGFARAKKKAHAALAAQDTDTVLTVLFDRLYTLRNQLVHGGATCGSSANRSQLRDACNILDSLIPALLHIMQQHPDDDWGRPFYPFVRED; from the coding sequence ATGGATTTGCAAACGATCGACACCTGCTACCACCAACACCGCGCCGCCTACCCCGACCCTTTCCGCCTGCGTATCCACCGTGCGATCAGTTGGCTCAAATCTGCGGCAGAGGCTCAAAGGCCGTCTGAAAAACAGCCCGAACGCCTTGATTTCCGTTTTATCGCGCTGTGGATTGCTTTCAATGCCGCCTATGCCAAGGAAATCGACGGGCGCACGATGTCGGCGGAGCGCAGCGATTTCAGACAGTTTTTGCAGACGGTGTGCCGTTTGGACACGGAAAAGCTGCTGTACAAGCTGGTGTGGCAGACGTTTTCGGGCAGCATCCGCACGCTGCTGGACAACCGCTACACTTTCCAGCCGTTTTGGGATTTCCACAACGGCAAAATCAGCGAAAGCGCATGGCTGGACGGCTTTGCACGGGCAAAGAAAAAGGCACATGCCGCGTTGGCGGCGCAGGATACGGATACCGTGCTCACGGTGCTGTTTGACCGTCTTTATACGCTGCGCAACCAGCTTGTCCACGGCGGCGCGACATGTGGCAGTTCGGCCAACCGCAGCCAGCTTCGGGATGCCTGCAATATCTTGGACAGCCTGATTCCGGCGTTGCTGCACATTATGCAGCAGCATCCGGATGATGATTGGGGCAGGCCGTTTTATCCGTTTGTCAGGGAGGATTGA
- a CDS encoding efflux transporter outer membrane subunit, producing MKKQTTFPLGAIAAALLLSACTMIPKYSEPKVAVPETFGYDKAQSGIRAADLGWQDYFADPRLHRLIETALERNTDLRTAALNAEAMREQYRISRAALFPSLGATGSGTRQRSAGDLNGTGRGVISESYSVGLGVSAYELDLFGKARSNKQAALEGYFNSTAARDSAHLAIVAAVAKAYFNQRYAEEAMALAQKVLKSREQTYRLSQIKHKAGVISAVDLRQQEALIEAAKASYESAVQSREQARNAIAVLINRPIPDDLPAGLPLDKQFAVSRLPAGLTSEVLLNRPDIRAAEHALKQADANIGAARAAFFPSISLTGSVGTASNELNNLFKAGNGTWAFAPSINIPIFTWGSLKGSLNAAKIRKEIQVVNYEAAVQGAFRDVSDALVAREQLDKTYQANARQSKAYADQLRLISLRYKHGVSSALDLLDAERSSYSADTALLANQLTRLENMADLYKALGGGMKRHTAESAAQAN from the coding sequence ATGAAAAAACAGACTACATTCCCCCTTGGCGCAATCGCCGCCGCCCTCCTCCTGTCGGCCTGCACCATGATTCCCAAATACAGCGAGCCGAAAGTTGCCGTACCCGAAACCTTCGGCTACGACAAAGCGCAAAGCGGCATCCGCGCCGCCGACCTCGGTTGGCAGGACTACTTCGCCGACCCGCGCCTGCACCGCCTGATCGAAACCGCGCTCGAGCGCAACACCGACCTGCGCACCGCCGCCCTCAACGCCGAAGCCATGCGCGAACAATACCGCATCAGCCGCGCCGCCCTCTTCCCTTCTCTGGGCGCAACCGGCAGCGGCACCCGCCAGCGTAGCGCAGGCGATCTCAACGGCACGGGACGCGGAGTCATCTCCGAATCGTACAGCGTCGGCCTCGGCGTATCCGCCTACGAACTCGACCTCTTCGGCAAAGCCCGCAGCAACAAACAGGCCGCCCTCGAAGGCTACTTCAACAGCACCGCCGCCCGCGACTCCGCCCACCTCGCCATCGTTGCCGCCGTAGCCAAAGCCTACTTCAACCAGCGTTATGCCGAAGAAGCCATGGCACTGGCGCAGAAAGTGCTCAAAAGCCGCGAGCAGACCTACCGCCTCAGCCAAATCAAACACAAAGCCGGCGTGATTTCCGCCGTGGACCTGCGCCAGCAGGAAGCCCTGATCGAAGCGGCCAAAGCCTCCTACGAATCCGCCGTGCAAAGCCGCGAGCAGGCGCGCAACGCCATAGCCGTCCTCATCAACCGGCCCATACCCGACGATCTGCCCGCAGGCCTGCCGCTGGACAAACAGTTTGCCGTTTCCCGCCTGCCCGCCGGCCTCACCTCCGAAGTGCTGCTCAACCGCCCCGACATCCGCGCCGCCGAACACGCCCTCAAACAGGCCGATGCCAACATCGGCGCGGCCCGCGCCGCCTTCTTTCCCAGCATCAGCCTCACCGGCAGCGTCGGCACCGCCTCCAACGAGCTGAACAACCTCTTCAAAGCAGGCAACGGCACCTGGGCATTCGCCCCCAGCATCAACATCCCCATCTTCACATGGGGCAGCCTCAAAGGCAGCCTCAACGCCGCCAAAATCCGCAAAGAAATACAGGTTGTCAATTACGAAGCCGCCGTACAGGGCGCGTTCCGCGACGTATCCGACGCACTCGTCGCCCGCGAACAGCTCGACAAAACCTATCAGGCCAACGCGCGGCAGAGCAAAGCCTACGCCGACCAGCTCCGCCTGATCAGCCTGCGCTACAAACACGGCGTGTCCAGCGCGCTCGACCTGCTCGATGCCGAACGCAGCAGCTACTCCGCCGACACCGCCCTGCTCGCCAACCAACTCACCCGCCTCGAAAACATGGCCGACCTCTACAAAGCCCTCGGCGGCGGCATGAAACGGCACACCGCCGAATCCGCAGCGCAGGCCAACTGA